In one Brevibacterium sp. CBA3109 genomic region, the following are encoded:
- a CDS encoding diacylglycerol/lipid kinase family protein, protein MKVGILVNPKHAQTMRAYACLVEILKRERITYRSATTTRQWPGAEQSKQMLDWGADLIVVLGGDGTLRASAPILAAAEVPVAIIPTGTANVLSRHIGIRSAEHALGLVESHLGSIPLRSCEVPVNEAHCLTADGPRCEQFLSMAGIGGDARAIAGRTGLPGFLGYAWGAARALFAPLINVEIAGAQLVAPTQSWAVMASKTARPAGPIPVFEHAEVTAGEFEFLAVAFTTTKPRHRLVEWARVGWDCVNRRPATNPSLHYWRGTDLSISLDGPAPVQLDGDLIGDCRRLDLRAGTSSLRVLAPGQHGLVLN, encoded by the coding sequence ATGAAGGTCGGAATCCTCGTCAACCCCAAACATGCACAAACCATGCGCGCCTATGCCTGCCTCGTCGAGATCCTCAAACGGGAACGGATCACGTATCGCAGCGCCACAACGACGCGGCAATGGCCGGGGGCCGAACAGTCGAAGCAGATGCTCGACTGGGGCGCAGATCTGATCGTCGTGCTCGGAGGCGATGGCACGCTGCGCGCCAGCGCTCCGATCTTGGCTGCTGCCGAGGTGCCAGTGGCAATCATTCCGACCGGCACCGCGAATGTCCTGTCCAGGCACATCGGAATCCGCTCGGCTGAGCACGCACTCGGCTTGGTCGAGTCTCATCTGGGGTCCATCCCACTGCGCAGTTGCGAAGTTCCCGTCAACGAGGCCCACTGCCTCACCGCTGATGGTCCGCGATGTGAACAATTCCTATCCATGGCCGGGATCGGAGGAGATGCGAGAGCCATCGCAGGGCGAACCGGTCTGCCGGGTTTCCTCGGGTATGCCTGGGGCGCCGCCCGCGCGCTCTTCGCACCACTCATCAACGTCGAGATCGCAGGGGCGCAGCTCGTGGCCCCGACTCAGTCGTGGGCGGTGATGGCGTCGAAGACGGCTCGACCTGCAGGTCCGATTCCCGTGTTTGAACACGCCGAGGTGACCGCGGGAGAATTCGAGTTCCTGGCCGTCGCCTTCACCACGACGAAACCCCGCCATCGCCTCGTCGAATGGGCGCGGGTGGGGTGGGACTGTGTGAACAGGCGCCCGGCTACGAACCCCTCACTGCACTATTGGCGAGGGACTGACCTCAGCATCAGTCTGGATGGTCCCGCACCGGTCCAGCTCGACGGCGACCTCATCGGTGATTGCCGCCGGCTGGATCTGCGGGCCGGAACCAGCTCGCTGAGAGTCCTAGCGCCGGGCCAGCATGGACTCGTACTCAACTAG
- a CDS encoding winged helix DNA-binding domain-containing protein: protein MDSHQVSAARLISQGLIDSPRSETATAQSVVRHLGCVQAQALGGALVSIALRTGSSVAAVREAMDSGNIIRTWTQRGTIHLATAEDLGWILGLTGQRTLKSVAKRRESFGIDDAMVDDAAQLAEEAIRDRGPLTRQELLDAFEPLQAGKEYGHERYLITTLALRNIIVQGPMVEGKDDMKYVLTADWIPNPVELDAEAAVHEWMRRYVLSHGPVTIDDAARWTGLPKTPVRTAIAAAVAEGEVVEVSIDGREHFQAPELADQLHESRSRANELLLLPGFDEIILGYKDRSATLDPAHEKLVVPGGNGMFKNTLIDGTKAQATWRRSPRKTGPRLIIEPFGGDAVDRDRAEAAAASHPAFA from the coding sequence ATGGACTCACACCAGGTCTCAGCCGCCCGCTTGATCTCCCAGGGACTCATCGATTCGCCGCGATCGGAAACAGCCACGGCCCAGTCGGTCGTCCGACATCTCGGGTGTGTCCAGGCTCAGGCGTTGGGTGGTGCACTGGTCTCGATCGCGCTGCGCACTGGATCCTCGGTCGCTGCCGTCCGTGAGGCGATGGACTCTGGGAACATCATCCGAACGTGGACGCAGCGAGGCACGATTCACCTGGCCACGGCTGAGGACCTGGGCTGGATCCTCGGGCTGACCGGACAACGGACCTTGAAATCTGTGGCGAAGCGGCGTGAGTCCTTCGGCATCGACGATGCGATGGTCGACGATGCCGCACAACTGGCCGAAGAAGCGATCCGCGACCGTGGGCCCCTGACCCGCCAAGAACTGCTCGATGCCTTCGAACCTCTGCAGGCGGGCAAGGAATACGGGCACGAACGCTACCTCATCACCACCCTGGCGCTGCGCAACATCATCGTTCAGGGACCGATGGTCGAAGGCAAAGATGATATGAAATACGTCCTCACCGCAGACTGGATCCCGAACCCTGTCGAACTCGACGCCGAGGCCGCCGTGCACGAATGGATGCGACGCTACGTCCTCAGCCACGGGCCCGTGACCATCGACGACGCCGCACGGTGGACGGGACTGCCCAAAACACCCGTGCGCACAGCCATAGCCGCAGCGGTAGCCGAAGGCGAGGTCGTCGAGGTCAGCATCGACGGCCGTGAGCACTTTCAAGCACCCGAGTTGGCAGACCAGCTGCACGAGAGCCGCTCACGGGCGAATGAACTCCTCCTGCTGCCTGGATTCGATGAGATCATCCTCGGCTACAAGGATCGCAGCGCCACCTTGGACCCGGCGCACGAGAAGCTCGTCGTCCCCGGTGGCAACGGCATGTTCAAGAACACCCTCATCGACGGCACAAAGGCTCAGGCAACGTGGAGGCGTTCACCGCGCAAGACCGGACCACGCCTGATCATCGAACCCTTCGGCGGTGATGCTGTCGATCGTGACCGCGCCGAGGCTGCTGCCGCCTCTCACCCCGCCTTCGCCTGA
- the pdxT gene encoding pyridoxal 5'-phosphate synthase glutaminase subunit PdxT, with protein sequence MRVGVLSLQGAFREHLGVLDSLGVGSRKVTRPEHLESIDSIILPGGESSAMVRIAATTGLFPALEEKISAGLPVFGTCAGLILLADRLTDDSLGGFDRLGGLDVTVARNAYGRQRESFCAPVQVTGLDSTFEATFIRAPQILNFGTDVQVLSEYAEVPVLVRQANIWGGSFHPELGTDTRIHEEFLHSLTAIV encoded by the coding sequence GTGAGAGTCGGCGTCCTCAGCCTCCAGGGAGCCTTCCGAGAGCACCTCGGCGTGCTCGACTCCCTGGGGGTGGGCTCCCGCAAGGTCACCAGACCGGAGCACCTCGAGAGCATCGATTCCATCATTCTGCCCGGTGGCGAGTCATCGGCCATGGTGCGCATCGCTGCCACCACTGGGCTCTTCCCCGCACTCGAGGAGAAGATCAGTGCTGGTCTGCCGGTCTTCGGCACGTGCGCGGGACTCATTCTCCTCGCTGATCGGCTCACGGATGATTCGCTGGGTGGCTTCGATCGCCTCGGCGGACTTGATGTCACGGTGGCCCGCAACGCCTACGGCAGGCAACGGGAATCGTTCTGCGCACCGGTGCAGGTCACCGGGCTCGACAGCACATTCGAAGCGACATTCATCCGGGCTCCGCAGATTCTGAATTTCGGCACTGATGTCCAGGTGCTCAGCGAATACGCTGAGGTACCCGTCCTGGTGCGGCAGGCAAATATTTGGGGCGGCAGTTTCCATCCGGAGCTTGGGACGGATACGAGGATCCACGAAGAATTCCTGCACAGCCTCACAGCGATCGTGTAG